Proteins encoded by one window of Flavobacterium sp. N502540:
- a CDS encoding S9 family peptidase codes for MKKVLFTTLIMMSLNAIGQNVMSPELLWKLGRVSALGLSKDAKNVVFKVSTPSVEENKSSSKFYIIPVGGGTATEIKDTKEVLADKNVSPDGKFLVYNEEVKLEKVLGKDFYPKLDKSDAQIYDGLDYRHWDTWNEGKFNHVFYKENKEGAAGIDILKGENFDSPQKPFGGDEDYIWSPDGKSILYVCKKKAGTQYAISTNTDIYEYNLETQKTTNRTESNLGYDTAPQFSPTGNLTWLQMKRDGYEADKNDLIVEFKGIKTNLTANWDGTVDNFIWSKDGKNVYFVAPVDGTKQLFTVNFPGLTKIAIQVRQLTNGDFDVNDLVGFAGDDIIVTRNDMNHAPEIYSFNLKKNTWKQISNVNTETYKTVALSKTEKRYVTTTDGKKMLVWVILPPNFDASKKYPTLLFCQGGPQSALTQSYSFRWNFSLMAAKGYVVVAPNRRGMPGHGVEWNEQISKDWGGQVMDDYLSAIDDVSKENYVDKSRLGCVGASYGGYSVFYLAGIHKNRFKTFIAHDGVFNTVSMLGTTEEVFFNNWDFGGPYWEKDNAAAQKSYTVFNPATMVQNWNRPILIFQGGKDFRVPIGQGQEAFQAAQLRGLKSRFVYFPDENHWVLHPQNAQVWQGEFFKWLNETL; via the coding sequence ATGAAAAAAGTATTATTTACAACCTTAATAATGATGAGTTTAAACGCTATCGGACAGAATGTAATGTCCCCAGAATTGTTATGGAAATTAGGAAGAGTGAGTGCACTCGGCCTTTCAAAAGATGCAAAAAATGTTGTTTTTAAGGTTTCGACCCCTTCGGTTGAAGAAAACAAATCGTCTTCTAAATTTTACATCATTCCTGTAGGTGGTGGAACTGCAACTGAAATTAAAGACACTAAAGAAGTTTTGGCAGACAAAAACGTTTCGCCTGACGGAAAATTTTTAGTGTACAACGAAGAGGTGAAACTGGAAAAAGTTCTAGGTAAAGATTTTTATCCAAAACTGGATAAATCAGATGCTCAGATTTATGACGGATTGGATTATCGTCATTGGGATACCTGGAATGAAGGTAAATTCAATCATGTTTTTTACAAAGAAAACAAAGAAGGGGCTGCCGGAATTGACATCCTGAAAGGTGAAAATTTTGATTCTCCACAAAAACCTTTTGGTGGTGACGAAGATTACATCTGGTCTCCTGACGGAAAAAGCATTTTATATGTATGCAAGAAAAAAGCAGGAACTCAATACGCGATTTCTACTAATACTGATATTTACGAGTATAATTTAGAAACTCAGAAAACGACAAACAGAACCGAAAGTAATTTAGGTTACGATACAGCGCCACAATTTTCTCCAACAGGAAACTTAACCTGGCTGCAAATGAAACGTGACGGTTATGAAGCGGATAAAAACGATCTTATTGTTGAATTTAAAGGCATCAAAACAAATTTAACGGCAAACTGGGATGGAACTGTAGATAATTTTATCTGGAGTAAAGACGGTAAAAATGTATACTTTGTAGCTCCGGTTGATGGTACAAAACAGCTTTTTACAGTTAACTTTCCGGGATTGACCAAAATCGCTATTCAAGTCCGTCAATTAACTAATGGAGATTTTGATGTGAATGATTTAGTAGGTTTTGCCGGTGATGATATTATTGTCACCAGAAATGATATGAATCACGCTCCGGAAATTTATTCTTTTAATTTAAAGAAAAACACCTGGAAACAAATCTCAAATGTAAATACAGAAACCTACAAAACAGTAGCGCTTAGCAAAACAGAAAAGCGTTATGTAACTACTACAGACGGTAAAAAAATGTTGGTTTGGGTAATTTTACCTCCAAATTTTGATGCTTCTAAAAAATATCCAACCTTATTATTCTGTCAAGGTGGGCCACAAAGTGCTTTAACACAATCGTATTCTTTCCGTTGGAATTTCTCATTAATGGCTGCAAAAGGCTATGTGGTGGTTGCACCAAACCGTCGCGGAATGCCGGGTCATGGTGTAGAATGGAACGAGCAGATTAGTAAAGATTGGGGCGGACAGGTTATGGACGATTACCTATCAGCGATTGATGATGTTTCAAAAGAAAATTATGTAGACAAATCCCGTTTAGGATGTGTAGGCGCAAGCTACGGAGGATATTCTGTGTTTTATTTAGCAGGTATTCACAAAAACCGTTTCAAAACTTTTATCGCTCACGATGGTGTTTTCAATACTGTGAGTATGTTAGGAACTACTGAAGAAGTTTTCTTTAACAACTGGGATTTTGGAGGTCCGTACTGGGAAAAAGACAATGCAGCTGCTCAAAAATCGTATACTGTTTTTAACCCTGCAACAATGGTTCAAAACTGGAACAGACCCATCTTAATTTTCCAGGGAGGAAAAGATTTCCGTGTACCAATCGGACAGGGACAAGAAGCTTTTCAAGCAGCACAATTAAGAGGACTTAAAAGCAGATTTGTGTATTTCCCTGATGAAAACCACTGGGTTTTACACCCGCAAAACGCTCAGGTTTGGCAAGGTGAATTCTTCAAATGGCTGAACGAGACACTTTAA
- a CDS encoding ATP-binding protein, producing the protein MESKKSYMPIKVLFSYIALLGLVVTVGWFLYSENVVYNKLESKIAFEKTKILKVSKLFSNVYKTESLARKTIQTNSEADFKSYLIETDSLKCRIDTLKQIVTTQYQKTLLDSVTYLLSEKTKNIKQLKTIKNKADDEVSVNTAIDEITKMEFKLRKLELQDFNKNPNQLGSYQRNVLQKYVDYLNQNIPDDSTNTLSKQASDSILANSKKLLSNVKLKAEKKKESLNFEENKLLKNEIAISEQLRKVLRIIEREIIINSIKNNSLKEKSLKKVNDIVTASAIIGLVLTLFFSILIVSDYSKSQVYKKKLEIANFKTKNLLKSREQLISTVSHDLKTPLSTIVGYSELLGNSEVNSKQSYFIKNIKNSSEYITQLVQDLLDFSQIEAGKITIEKVPFLLPEVIDGVAKSIQTVYQQKNIDLIINVDEKLNARIVGDPFRLKQILSNIIGNAYKFTEKGFIKISAYTTENDDFFVVSIQDSGIGIEKGNQKLVFEEFAQANEGIEKKYGGTGLGLSICQKIISILGGSLNLESTFGKGSTFQIQLPLLFDNSQNLAVEEKESIILNTPKQTFIVLDDDINLLNLTSGVLRQEKHEVFSFNSAEKALEAIGNTPFDFIITDIQMPEMDGFMFLEKLKNSGYSTFKNQPVIALTGRTDLDAAIYTKAGFTTVIQKPYSPKILLETIHLILENDTLPNIDINKEEETVNSTLYSLDTLKEFLGNDNDELKEILKSFIENSSENLNALENAFRVKNTAEINSIAHRMAPMFKQIQTQEISEILKTLESTNLDISEVDSILSTLKSKTNILFDALQQEIV; encoded by the coding sequence ATGGAGAGTAAAAAAAGTTACATGCCGATAAAAGTACTCTTCAGTTATATTGCTCTACTGGGATTAGTGGTTACCGTGGGGTGGTTTTTGTATTCAGAAAATGTGGTTTACAATAAACTCGAAAGTAAAATTGCTTTTGAAAAAACTAAAATCTTAAAAGTAAGCAAACTGTTTTCTAACGTTTACAAGACCGAAAGTTTAGCCAGAAAAACCATTCAGACCAATTCTGAAGCTGATTTTAAAAGTTACCTTATCGAAACCGATTCTTTGAAATGCAGAATTGATACTTTAAAACAAATTGTTACCACACAATATCAAAAGACCCTGCTGGACAGTGTTACATATCTGTTGTCGGAAAAGACAAAAAACATTAAACAGTTAAAAACCATAAAAAATAAAGCCGACGATGAAGTTTCGGTAAATACGGCAATTGATGAAATTACTAAAATGGAGTTTAAACTCCGAAAATTAGAACTTCAGGATTTCAACAAGAATCCGAATCAATTAGGGAGTTATCAGCGCAATGTACTTCAAAAATATGTGGATTATCTCAATCAGAATATCCCTGACGATAGTACGAACACCTTGAGCAAACAAGCCTCGGATTCAATTTTGGCCAATTCGAAGAAACTTTTAAGCAATGTAAAACTGAAAGCTGAAAAGAAAAAAGAATCCCTAAACTTCGAAGAAAACAAATTATTAAAAAATGAAATCGCGATTTCAGAACAACTACGAAAAGTACTTCGAATTATCGAAAGAGAAATCATCATCAACTCGATAAAAAACAATTCTTTAAAAGAAAAATCACTTAAAAAAGTAAATGATATTGTTACGGCTTCGGCTATTATTGGTTTGGTGCTGACTTTATTTTTCTCGATACTAATTGTGAGTGATTACTCTAAATCGCAGGTTTATAAAAAGAAGCTGGAAATTGCGAATTTTAAAACCAAAAACTTACTAAAAAGCCGCGAACAACTCATTTCTACCGTGAGTCACGATTTAAAAACCCCTTTAAGTACAATTGTAGGATATTCAGAATTGCTGGGTAATTCTGAGGTGAATTCCAAGCAGTCTTATTTCATCAAAAACATTAAAAATTCTTCTGAATATATTACACAACTGGTTCAGGACTTATTGGACTTTTCTCAAATCGAAGCTGGAAAAATCACCATTGAAAAGGTCCCATTTTTATTGCCGGAAGTCATCGACGGAGTCGCCAAGAGTATTCAAACCGTTTACCAACAAAAGAACATCGACCTGATTATTAACGTCGATGAAAAATTGAATGCCCGAATTGTTGGAGATCCTTTTAGACTAAAACAAATTCTGAGTAACATTATTGGGAATGCTTATAAATTTACCGAAAAAGGCTTCATAAAGATAAGTGCTTACACCACAGAAAATGATGATTTTTTTGTTGTTTCCATTCAGGATTCAGGAATTGGAATCGAAAAAGGGAATCAGAAATTAGTTTTCGAAGAGTTTGCACAGGCGAATGAGGGAATCGAAAAAAAATACGGCGGAACCGGCTTGGGATTATCCATCTGTCAAAAAATAATTTCGATTTTAGGCGGAAGCTTAAATCTTGAAAGTACTTTTGGGAAAGGAAGTACTTTTCAAATTCAACTTCCTCTATTGTTCGATAACAGTCAGAATTTAGCAGTTGAAGAAAAAGAATCCATTATACTGAATACTCCAAAACAAACATTCATAGTTCTTGACGACGATATTAATCTTCTGAATTTAACGAGTGGTGTTTTGAGACAGGAAAAACATGAGGTATTTTCTTTTAACAGTGCCGAAAAAGCTCTTGAAGCAATTGGAAACACTCCTTTCGATTTTATCATTACTGACATACAGATGCCGGAAATGGATGGTTTTATGTTCCTGGAAAAACTCAAAAACAGCGGTTACTCCACTTTTAAAAACCAGCCCGTAATTGCTTTAACCGGAAGAACTGATCTGGATGCTGCGATTTATACCAAGGCAGGTTTTACCACGGTAATTCAAAAACCTTATTCGCCTAAAATACTGTTGGAGACGATTCATCTAATTTTGGAAAACGACACTTTGCCCAATATTGACATTAACAAAGAGGAAGAAACTGTAAATTCAACATTGTATTCTCTGGATACCCTTAAAGAATTTCTAGGCAACGACAATGACGAACTAAAAGAAATTCTGAAATCGTTTATCGAAAACAGCTCTGAGAATCTGAACGCTTTAGAAAATGCCTTTAGGGTAAAAAACACGGCCGAGATTAACTCAATTGCACATCGAATGGCACCTATGTTCAAGCAAATTCAGACACAAGAGATTAGTGAAATTTTAAAAACTTTAGAAAGCACAAATCTTGATATTTCTGAAGTAGACAGCATTCTGAGCACCTTAAAATCTAAAACTAATATTCTTTTTGATGCCTTACAACAAGAAATAGTTTAA
- a CDS encoding sigma-54-dependent transcriptional regulator: MAKILLIEDDISFCKLLEKFLIKKTYEVAIAFSAAEARVAIKKESFDLILTDLRLPDSDGIGLMAEIKTAYPQVPVILMTGYSDVNTAVKAIKNGAADYISKPFNPDEVLLVITNALKASEEETDEVVVKEKKTTKKQTATENEFVKGISIASKKLLDHIQLVSPTDMSVLIIGESGTGKEIIAKSIHQQSLRKNNNFIAVDCGAIPKELAASEFFGHLKGSFTGAISDKMGYFEAANGGTLFLDEIGNLSYENQIQLLRALQERKIKPVGSNKEINVDIRIITATNEDLREAVKNGDFREDLYHRINEFSILSPSLKEREEDLMVFADYFLEKANQQLNKEVIGFSPEVVAIFQNYNWPGNLRELQNCVKRSTLLSKGEFIESDVLPAEFFQIQKPTSSNDNFSLSENEREAIIQALSRAQNNKSEAAKLLKITRKTLYNKLKHYNID, encoded by the coding sequence ATGGCAAAGATATTACTGATAGAAGATGATATTTCGTTCTGCAAATTATTAGAGAAATTTCTAATCAAAAAAACATACGAAGTAGCCATTGCTTTCTCAGCTGCGGAAGCCAGAGTTGCAATCAAAAAAGAATCTTTCGATTTGATTTTAACAGATCTCCGTTTACCTGATTCTGATGGTATCGGACTTATGGCCGAAATTAAAACGGCATACCCGCAAGTTCCGGTAATTTTGATGACAGGCTACTCTGATGTTAATACTGCTGTTAAAGCCATCAAAAATGGCGCAGCCGATTACATTTCAAAACCTTTCAACCCTGATGAAGTTTTACTGGTCATTACAAATGCTTTAAAAGCCTCAGAAGAGGAGACGGATGAAGTAGTGGTGAAAGAGAAGAAAACCACAAAAAAACAAACTGCCACCGAAAACGAATTTGTAAAAGGGATTTCTATAGCGTCTAAAAAACTTCTGGATCATATTCAACTGGTAAGTCCGACAGATATGTCGGTTTTAATTATTGGAGAGAGTGGAACCGGAAAAGAAATTATTGCCAAAAGTATCCATCAGCAAAGTTTAAGGAAAAACAATAATTTTATTGCGGTCGATTGCGGAGCTATTCCGAAAGAATTGGCAGCAAGTGAATTCTTCGGACATTTAAAAGGATCTTTCACCGGTGCTATCAGCGACAAAATGGGTTATTTTGAAGCAGCTAATGGCGGAACTCTTTTTCTGGATGAAATTGGGAATCTTTCTTATGAGAATCAAATTCAACTGTTAAGAGCGCTTCAGGAACGAAAAATTAAACCTGTTGGGAGTAATAAAGAAATAAACGTCGATATACGCATTATTACCGCTACGAACGAAGATTTGCGTGAGGCAGTGAAAAACGGCGATTTTAGAGAAGATTTATACCATAGAATCAACGAGTTTTCGATACTGTCACCTTCTTTAAAAGAGCGGGAGGAAGATTTGATGGTTTTTGCAGATTATTTCCTCGAAAAAGCAAACCAGCAGCTGAACAAAGAGGTGATTGGATTTTCACCCGAAGTAGTTGCGATTTTTCAAAATTACAACTGGCCGGGAAATTTACGTGAACTGCAAAATTGTGTCAAACGTTCAACATTGTTGTCCAAAGGTGAATTTATCGAAAGTGACGTTCTGCCGGCAGAATTTTTTCAGATACAAAAGCCGACAAGTTCCAACGACAATTTTTCGTTATCCGAAAATGAAAGAGAAGCCATTATTCAGGCGTTGTCGAGAGCGCAGAATAACAAATCGGAAGCAGCAAAATTACTTAAGATTACCAGAAAAACGCTTTACAATAAATTAAAGCATTACAATATAGATTAA
- a CDS encoding PepSY-like domain-containing protein has product MKKLILSAAIVLGGLSVQAATSTVKTSDIQSVIVQDEYKEIGTDAVPAAVKSTIEKSFPNTKLEKAYKSEKDEYKLEISSGDKKYTVFTDASGNILKK; this is encoded by the coding sequence ATGAAAAAGTTAATTTTATCAGCAGCGATTGTTCTTGGAGGTTTATCAGTTCAGGCAGCAACTTCGACAGTGAAAACTTCAGACATTCAATCTGTAATTGTTCAGGATGAATACAAAGAGATTGGTACAGATGCAGTTCCGGCTGCAGTAAAGTCAACAATCGAAAAATCTTTCCCTAACACAAAACTTGAAAAAGCGTATAAGAGTGAGAAGGATGAGTATAAATTGGAAATTTCCAGCGGAGATAAAAAATACACTGTGTTTACAGATGCTTCCGGAAATATTCTTAAAAAATAA
- the accC gene encoding acetyl-CoA carboxylase biotin carboxylase subunit codes for MFKKILIANRGEIALRVIRTCKEMGIKTVAVYSTADAESLHVKFADEAVCIGPPPSNLSYLKMSNIIAAAEITNADAIHPGYGFLSENAKFSKICQEHGIKFIGAAPEMIDRMGDKASAKATMKAAGVPCVPGSDGLLESFEQTQKLAKEFGYPVMLKATAGGGGKGMRAVWKEDELLKAWESARQEAAAAFGNDGMYMEKLIEEPRHIEIQVVGDSYGKACHLSERDCSVQRRHQKLTEETPSPFMTDELRAAMGEAAVKAAEFIKYEGAGTVEFLVDKHRNFYFMEMNTRIQVEHPITEQVIDYDLIREQIMVAAGIPISGKNYLPQLHAIECRINAEDPYNDFRPSPGKITTLHMPGGHGVRLDTHVYSGYSIPPNYDSMIAKLITTAQSREEAISKMRRALDEFVIEGIKTTIPFHRQLMDDPRYIAGDYTTAFMDTFKMKPIEE; via the coding sequence ATGTTTAAAAAAATATTAATTGCAAATAGAGGAGAAATTGCACTTCGTGTAATTCGTACATGTAAAGAGATGGGAATCAAAACTGTAGCGGTTTACTCTACAGCTGATGCTGAAAGTTTACATGTTAAGTTTGCTGATGAAGCGGTTTGTATTGGTCCCCCTCCAAGTAACTTATCGTATTTGAAAATGTCAAATATAATTGCTGCTGCCGAAATTACTAACGCAGACGCAATACATCCAGGTTATGGATTTCTTTCTGAGAATGCTAAATTCTCAAAAATTTGTCAGGAGCACGGAATCAAATTTATTGGTGCAGCTCCTGAGATGATTGATAGAATGGGAGATAAAGCTTCTGCAAAAGCAACAATGAAAGCTGCAGGAGTTCCATGTGTACCAGGTTCTGACGGATTATTGGAATCTTTCGAACAAACACAAAAGTTAGCTAAAGAATTTGGTTACCCGGTAATGCTTAAAGCTACTGCCGGTGGTGGTGGAAAAGGAATGCGTGCGGTATGGAAAGAAGATGAATTATTGAAAGCATGGGAAAGTGCACGTCAGGAAGCTGCCGCTGCATTTGGAAATGATGGAATGTACATGGAGAAACTTATCGAAGAGCCACGTCATATCGAAATTCAGGTTGTTGGAGATTCATACGGAAAAGCATGTCACCTTTCTGAAAGAGATTGTTCTGTACAACGTCGTCACCAGAAATTAACTGAAGAAACACCTTCACCATTCATGACTGATGAATTGCGTGCGGCAATGGGAGAAGCGGCTGTAAAAGCGGCAGAATTCATTAAGTACGAAGGAGCCGGAACTGTAGAGTTTTTAGTGGACAAACACAGAAACTTCTATTTCATGGAAATGAATACCCGTATTCAGGTGGAGCACCCGATCACTGAACAAGTAATTGATTATGATTTAATTCGTGAGCAAATTATGGTAGCGGCCGGAATTCCAATTTCAGGAAAAAACTACTTACCACAATTACACGCTATCGAATGCCGTATTAATGCTGAAGATCCTTATAATGATTTTCGTCCTTCACCAGGAAAAATTACTACGCTTCATATGCCAGGAGGACACGGTGTTCGTTTAGATACTCACGTATACTCCGGATACAGCATCCCGCCAAACTACGATTCTATGATTGCAAAGTTAATTACAACGGCACAATCAAGAGAAGAAGCTATCAGCAAAATGCGAAGAGCTTTAGATGAATTTGTTATTGAAGGCATCAAAACTACAATACCATTCCATAGACAATTGATGGATGACCCAAGATATATTGCAGGAGATTATACTACTGCTTTTATGGATACATTTAAAATGAAACCTATAGAGGAATAA
- the accB gene encoding acetyl-CoA carboxylase biotin carboxyl carrier protein, whose amino-acid sequence MDLKEIQNLIKFVANSGVAEVKLEMDDVKITIRTTLETNVTEATYVQQLPAQAALPQAVAPQQTAPVVVNVSAEAPAAVEDSKFITIKSPIIGTFYRKPSPDKPVFTEVGSTIAKGDVLCVIEAMKLFNEIESEVSGKIVKILVDDMSPVEFDQPLFLVDPS is encoded by the coding sequence ATGGATTTAAAAGAAATTCAAAACCTAATCAAATTTGTAGCAAATTCGGGTGTTGCAGAAGTAAAGTTGGAAATGGATGATGTGAAAATCACGATCAGAACAACTTTAGAAACAAATGTAACTGAAGCTACTTATGTACAACAGTTACCAGCTCAGGCTGCATTGCCACAAGCAGTTGCTCCTCAACAAACAGCTCCGGTAGTTGTAAATGTAAGTGCTGAGGCACCTGCTGCTGTTGAAGATTCTAAATTCATTACTATTAAATCTCCAATTATTGGAACTTTTTACAGAAAACCATCTCCAGACAAACCAGTATTTACTGAAGTTGGAAGCACTATCGCAAAAGGTGATGTTCTTTGTGTAATTGAAGCAATGAAATTATTCAACGAAATCGAATCGGAAGTTTCAGGTAAAATTGTAAAAATTCTTGTTGACGATATGTCTCCTGTAGAATTTGACCAACCTTTATTCTTAGTTGATCCATCATAA
- a CDS encoding beta-ketoacyl-ACP synthase III, whose amino-acid sequence MNTITAAITAVGAYVPDFVLSNKVLETMVDTNDEWITTRTGIKERRILKDADKGTSFLAIKAAQDLIAKANIDPLEIDLIIMATATADMPVASTGVFVATEIGATNAFAYDLQAACSSFLYGMSTAAAYVQSGRYKKVLLIGADKMSSIVDYTDRATCIIFGDGAGAVLFEPNYEGLGLQDEYLRSDGVGRDFLKISAGGSLTPTTAETVQNKQHNIIQDGKTVFKYAVTNMADASELILQRNNLTNQDVNWLVPHQANRRIIDATASRMNLEDSKVLVNIEKYGNTTSATLPLVLSDFEHLLKKGDNIIFAAFGGGFTWGSIYLKWAYDKK is encoded by the coding sequence ATGAATACAATCACAGCCGCAATTACCGCTGTTGGAGCTTACGTTCCCGACTTTGTACTTTCGAACAAAGTTTTGGAAACGATGGTCGATACCAATGACGAATGGATTACTACTCGTACCGGAATTAAAGAAAGAAGGATTTTAAAAGATGCTGATAAAGGGACATCGTTTCTTGCTATAAAAGCAGCACAGGATCTAATAGCAAAAGCTAATATTGATCCGTTAGAGATTGATCTGATTATAATGGCAACAGCTACAGCAGATATGCCGGTAGCCTCTACAGGAGTTTTTGTTGCGACAGAAATTGGAGCTACCAATGCATTTGCTTATGATTTGCAGGCGGCATGTTCAAGTTTCTTATACGGAATGTCTACCGCTGCAGCTTACGTGCAGTCAGGAAGATATAAAAAAGTATTATTAATTGGTGCCGATAAAATGTCATCAATTGTAGATTATACAGACAGAGCAACTTGTATTATTTTTGGTGACGGAGCGGGAGCCGTTTTATTCGAACCTAATTATGAAGGCTTAGGCTTACAAGATGAATACTTACGAAGCGACGGTGTAGGACGCGATTTTCTTAAAATTTCTGCAGGAGGTTCTTTAACTCCAACTACAGCGGAGACCGTACAAAACAAACAACACAATATTATTCAGGACGGAAAAACCGTTTTTAAATACGCTGTAACCAATATGGCTGATGCCAGTGAATTGATTTTGCAAAGAAACAATCTTACGAATCAGGACGTGAATTGGTTAGTGCCACATCAGGCAAACAGACGTATCATCGATGCTACTGCAAGCAGAATGAATCTTGAGGATTCAAAAGTATTGGTGAATATTGAAAAATATGGTAACACCACTTCAGCTACGTTACCATTAGTATTAAGCGACTTTGAACATTTGCTTAAAAAAGGAGATAATATTATTTTTGCCGCTTTTGGTGGAGGATTCACTTGGGGATCTATTTACCTAAAATGGGCATACGATAAAAAATAA
- the rpmF gene encoding 50S ribosomal protein L32 — MAHPKRKISKTRRDKRRTHYKATVAQIATCPITGEAHLYHRAYWHEGKMYYRGQVVIDKSVAVA; from the coding sequence ATGGCACATCCTAAGAGAAAAATCTCGAAAACAAGAAGAGATAAGAGAAGAACACATTATAAAGCTACTGTAGCTCAAATCGCTACATGTCCTATTACTGGAGAAGCACATTTATACCACAGAGCTTACTGGCATGAAGGTAAAATGTACTACAGAGGGCAAGTTGTTATCGATAAATCTGTAGCGGTTGCTTAA
- a CDS encoding YceD family protein, translated as MSKTKEFLIPFVGLKLGKHHFEYQISNTFFANFDYDEFQSSDIKVGLVLDKKSNMLELEFRHKGTVNVPCDLTSEDFDLPLKGKMKLIVRFGEEFNNDNEELLILPHGEHEIDVAQYIYEMIALSVPLKRVHPGVKDGSLQTDALKKLNELTVKEEKKESKQEEDIDPRWDKLKKLLTDK; from the coding sequence ATGAGCAAAACAAAAGAATTTTTAATTCCTTTCGTAGGATTAAAACTAGGAAAACACCATTTTGAGTATCAAATAAGTAACACGTTCTTTGCGAACTTTGATTACGACGAATTTCAAAGTTCTGATATCAAAGTAGGTTTAGTTTTAGATAAGAAAAGCAACATGTTAGAGTTGGAATTCAGACACAAAGGGACTGTAAATGTACCTTGTGATCTGACAAGCGAAGATTTTGATTTGCCTTTAAAAGGTAAAATGAAATTAATTGTTCGTTTTGGAGAAGAATTCAATAATGATAATGAAGAGCTTTTAATCTTACCGCATGGAGAGCATGAAATTGATGTAGCACAGTACATTTATGAAATGATTGCACTGTCGGTACCTCTAAAACGAGTTCATCCTGGAGTGAAAGACGGCAGTTTGCAAACTGACGCTTTAAAAAAACTGAATGAACTAACGGTTAAAGAAGAGAAAAAAGAGAGTAAACAAGAAGAAGATATTGACCCGCGTTGGGACAAATTAAAGAAACTATTAACGGATAAATAA
- the pdxA gene encoding 4-hydroxythreonine-4-phosphate dehydrogenase PdxA, translated as MNKKAENIIVGISVGDLNGIGSEVILKTFEDSRMLEMCTPVIFANAKILSFVKKSFTSTVQFHGVDKLEQVLPGKVNVFNLWKEGVDINFGKNDEKIGEYAIKSFVAATKALKEGLVDVLVTAPINKYNIQSEDFKFPGHTDYLDKELEGNALMMMVQDNLRVGLLTDHVPLNEVSSHLTEELIIRKIETIRKSLVQDFSIVKPKIAVLGLNPHSGDGGVIGKEEDLILKPALKKIFDKGTMVFGPFSADGFFGSGQYEKYDAIVATYHDQGLIPFKTLSFGKGVNYTAGLNKVRTSPDHGTAYDIAGKDMADFNSFKEAVYLAIDIFRSRNQYEEITEKPLKIKEKQL; from the coding sequence ATGAATAAAAAAGCAGAAAATATAATTGTTGGAATTTCGGTTGGAGATTTAAACGGTATTGGAAGCGAAGTTATATTGAAAACATTCGAAGATTCTCGTATGTTGGAGATGTGTACGCCAGTTATTTTTGCAAACGCCAAAATACTTTCTTTTGTTAAAAAGAGCTTCACGTCGACTGTTCAGTTTCACGGTGTTGATAAATTAGAGCAGGTTTTACCGGGAAAAGTCAATGTTTTTAATCTTTGGAAAGAAGGAGTTGATATTAACTTCGGTAAAAATGATGAGAAAATAGGCGAGTACGCAATTAAATCATTTGTTGCGGCTACCAAAGCGCTAAAAGAAGGTTTGGTAGATGTTTTGGTAACGGCGCCAATAAACAAATACAACATTCAATCGGAAGATTTTAAATTTCCGGGACATACTGATTATCTGGACAAAGAATTAGAGGGGAATGCTTTAATGATGATGGTTCAGGATAATTTGCGAGTAGGTTTGCTTACCGATCATGTGCCGTTGAATGAGGTTTCTTCACATTTGACAGAAGAGCTAATCATCAGAAAGATTGAAACGATCAGAAAATCGCTGGTTCAGGATTTTAGTATTGTTAAGCCAAAAATTGCCGTTTTAGGATTGAATCCGCATAGTGGTGATGGAGGTGTGATTGGTAAAGAAGAAGATTTGATTTTGAAGCCAGCTTTGAAAAAAATCTTTGATAAAGGTACGATGGTTTTTGGGCCATTTTCGGCAGATGGTTTTTTTGGAAGTGGTCAATATGAAAAGTATGATGCTATTGTAGCTACTTATCACGATCAGGGATTGATTCCGTTTAAAACCTTGTCGTTTGGTAAAGGAGTGAATTATACAGCGGGTTTAAATAAGGTTAGAACCTCTCCGGATCATGGTACGGCTTATGATATTGCCGGAAAAGACATGGCAGATTTTAACTCATTTAAGGAGGCGGTTTATCTTGCAATAGATATTTTTCGCTCGCGTAATCAGTATGAGGAGATTACTGAAAAACCACTCAAAATAAAAGAAAAACAGTTATAA